ACAGAAGAAAATAAAATTATAGCGGTAGACAAATTAGTAATCACCGATAAATAACTCTCCCCTCTTTCCCCTCTCTACCAAGTAGAGAGGGGAAAGAGGGGTGAGTCCTGTGACAAACAAATTAATAATCACCGACAAATAATTTTCTCGGCTCGACAGTTGCTTTTGTTCCGACCGTTTTTATCGGGTGACAGTTTCGCACGGACAGAAAAGAAAAAATAAAACCCTACATTTACAAATTACAAAACAAATTAAACTTAAAACAATGACACAAGAACAAGACAAACTTTCAAAAGGTTGGAAAATCTGGACAATCTCTGGTATTGTAATTTTCGTTGCAGCAATTGCTTATTCAGCATACAGAACTTTCGGTCAGGACAGCGTTACAAGTGGCGACTATTCTCAACTGACAATGATGGGAGTTTTGTTTATTGTAATGCTTGTAACATTGCGACCAGTATTTAAAAAGTGGTAGCGGACAGACAAGTTTCTGCTCGCGGACAGTGACACTGGACAAAAAAAGAAACACTACTGCCAACAGCACCTTGCGGCAATGGCAGTTGACATTTAATTTGGAAGTTTCTGCTTTCTATTATCTTTGTAGCGGCTTGACAGTTTTGTAGCAGTAACACCGCCACTTCTCCAACCTGCAAACCGTTAGCAATAATGCCCAAATACAAAAAGACAATGCAACGGTAGACAGTAAATTTGTATCTTTACAGTAACTAATTCAAAAGACAATGAAAAAACTTTTACTCATCATATCAGTAATGGTTTGCGTATTTGCAAACGCACAATATACCAAGCTCCTTGATTTTACAGGTCTTGCAAACGGAGGTCGTCCTCACGGGTCTCTTATTTCTGACGGAACTTTTCTGTATGGAATGACACAGCAGGGCGGTGCAAGCTTTTTTTATGGAACCATCTTTAAAATAAAGGCAGATGGAACTGGCTATTTCAAACTATTAGATTTTGCAAACGATACTGTACACGGTATTTATCCTAATGGCTCTCTTGTTTCTGACGGAGTATCTCTTTATGGAATGACATCTCAAGGCGGGATAGGCAATTGTAGTACAGGTTGCGGAACCATCTTTAAAATAAAGCCAGATGGAACCGGGTATTCCAAACTTCTTGATTTTACAGGCGCAAATGGAAGCCAGCCCGATGGCGACCTTATTTATGACGGAGCCTTCCTGTATGGAATGACACAGGTTGGCGGCACAAACAATTTTGGAACAATCTTTAAAATAAAACCCGATGGAACGGGGTATTCCAAACTACTTGATTTCACGGGTGCAAATGGAAGTACTCCTTGGGGCTCTCTCATTTCTGACGGAACATTCTTGTACGGAATGACACAGGTTGGTGGCGCAAATAATTGGGGAACAATTTTTAAAATAAAACCCGATGGAACCGGAGATACAACATTGTTGAATTTCTCTGGCTTGGCAAATGGAAGTGACCCTCTTGGTTCTCTTATTTTTGACGGAACTTTTCTTTATGGAATGACAAAAAGTGGCGGCACAAACAATTCTGGAACCATCTTTAAAATAAAACCCGATGGAACAGGGTATTCCAAACTACTTGATTTCACAGGCGCTGCAAACGGAGACACTCCTTTTGGCTCTCTTATTTCTGACGGCACATTTCTGTATGGAGTGACATATATTGGCGGCACAAACAATTTTGGAACAATTTTTAAAATAAAACCCGATGGAACTGGGTATTCTAAACTATTAGATTTTACAAACGATACTGTACACGGAATTAATCCTACTGGCTCTCTTATTTCTGACGGCACATTTCTGTATGGAACGACAATTCAGGGTGGAACAAACAATAACGGGACAATTTTTAAATTAGGAATTGAGACTGGCGTAACGGAGAACAATGTGGAAATTGATTTTACAATTTTCCCAAATCCATTTTCTTCCCAGACAACTTTACGGATAGACAATTCATTCCACAACGCAACTCTCACGGTTTACAATTCTTTCGGGCAGACAGTAAAACAAATAAAAAATATCAGCGGGCAGACAGTTGTTCTCTCCCGTGACAATCTCGCAAGCGGACTGTATTTCGTTCGGCTGACAGAAGAAAACAAAACCACTCATCTTGACAGCGGTTCTCGCGCTGACAGTTGCGCATGGACAGTATCCAACCTTTGACATTACAACTGGTGCTTCGGGGACAACGACAACTGTTCCTCAAAGTTTTAATGAAACAAGAGGAGTTGATATAACAGTTCTTCAACCTGTGTTGATTCAATCAATCATATTACATAGGTTTTGCACCGGAACAGTTAATGATTCCGGGTTTGTTGGATTAAGAATATATGACAGTGGAACACAAGCATTATTATTCTCGCGTGACAGCGTTATAAGTCCTATGTATGACAGCGCAATTAGTTTTTCCGCATTGTTTATTAATACTTGGCAGACTGGACAATCCTTTCGTGTAAGTTTTTCCTGCTATGGTTATGGCAACAGCAATACAAGTGGCAGTGGATATATGTTTCAACCGACAACATTTCCTTACAATGGCAACAATGGCTTTGTTCAAATTAATCAAGCATATGACGGTGCTCTAAATACATTTCCAAACAATACAAATATATTTGTCCCTTTTATAAGTTTTGAATATAATCCTTGGGTAAATGTTAATGAGATTGAAAATAATTCCACACTTAGCATTTCCCCTAATCCTTTCTGCTCGCAGACAGTTTTACAAACAGACAATCTTTTACACAACGCAACTCTCACGGTGGACAATTGTTTCGGGCAGACAGTTGCGCAAATAAAAAACATCAGCGGGCAGACAGTTACTTTCTCCCGCGACAATCTCGCAAGCGGACTGTATTTCGTTCGGCTGACAGAGCTGCGCTCGCAACCTACGGTTGTCTCTCCCAGCGGGGGAGGGACAGAGGGTGGGGGCAGTGAGGTTTTCACAGGCAAATTAGTAATCACCGATAAATAAACAGCAATGAAAAAGTTTTTCCTCGCCTCGACAGCAGTTCTCGCATTGACAGTTGCGCACGGACAGACATATCCGATATTCGGAAACGAAATACCTGTGACCATTAATGGATTAACCTTTAGCGTACAAGACCCTTTTATTTCTCCTGACGGAAACACACTGATATTTAATCATGACAACAACTTACCTAATGTAAAATTATATTATGCAAGCAAAATAAACGATTCAACTTTTAATTTTATAGGAGAAATTGCTGGCGCTAATCAAACTACACCTAATGCAACTAATCTGTCTTCGTGCTTGGATTCAGCCAATAATCTTTTCTGGACTTCATTAAGAAATTATAATCCGCCAACATCGTATGAAAATCTTATGCACGCAAAATACACTTCGGGAAGTGCAACAAATTTGACAAAGGTGTATGGAAATATTTATGTTCAAATTCCGTATTGGGTAATTATGGACGCTGAAATAAGTTATGATGGGAATTATTTATATTATACCAATACTTATTTCGGTCCAAACGGAAATGACTGTAATGCTCCCTGCTATTCTCAGCTCAACATTGCACAGAAAGTGAATGATACAACTTTTAGCAAACTTTCCAACTCTAATGCAATTCTTACAAATGTCAACGATACTAATTATCTTGTTTATGTTCCGCAAATAACTAAAGACGGACTTGAACTGTATTTTACAAGAGTATTGAAAAATCCACCCAATCCTAACACTGAGATTTGTGTTTCGGTAAGAAATACTGTTAGTGATACATTCAGTTTGCCGTCTGTAATATATTCAAATTATGGTTGGTTGCCCGAAGCCCCATCTTTAACAACCAACAAAGGCATATTGTATTATCATAAACAATCAGCATATAGTAGTGGCTTTTTCAAAA
The Bacteroidota bacterium genome window above contains:
- a CDS encoding T9SS type A sorting domain-containing protein; the encoded protein is MKKFFLASTAVLALTVAHGQTYPIFGNEIPVTINGLTFSVQDPFISPDGNTLIFNHDNNLPNVKLYYASKINDSTFNFIGEIAGANQTTPNATNLSSCLDSANNLFWTSLRNYNPPTSYENLMHAKYTSGSATNLTKVYGNIYVQIPYWVIMDAEISYDGNYLYYTNTYFGPNGNDCNAPCYSQLNIAQKVNDTTFSKLSNSNAILTNVNDTNYLVYVPQITKDGLELYFTRVLKNPPNPNTEICVSVRNTVSDTFSLPSVIYSNYGWLPEAPSLTTNKGILYYHKQSAYSSGFFKIYMRYRTGTTDISETTNNEFISVFPNPFSTQTTLQTNNLLHNATLTVDNCFGQTVAQIKNISGQTVTFPRDNLPSGLYFVRLTTPSLVLGEGGGEVFTGKLVITDK
- a CDS encoding T9SS type A sorting domain-containing protein; its protein translation is MTAVLALTVAHGQYPTFDITTGASGTTTTVPQSFNETRGVDITVLQPVLIQSIILHRFCTGTVNDSGFVGLRIYDSGTQALLFSRDSVISPMYDSAISFSALFINTWQTGQSFRVSFSCYGYGNSNTSGSGYMFQPTTFPYNGNNGFVQINQAYDGALNTFPNNTNIFVPFISFEYNPWVNVNEIENNSTLSISPNPFCSQTVLQTDNLLHNATLTVDNCFGQTVAQIKNISGQTVTFSRDNLASGLYFVRLTELRSQPTVVSPSGGGTEGGGSEVFTGKLVITDK
- a CDS encoding T9SS type A sorting domain-containing protein, translating into MKKLLLIISVMVCVFANAQYTKLLDFTGLANGGRPHGSLISDGTFLYGMTQQGGASFFYGTIFKIKADGTGYFKLLDFANDTVHGIYPNGSLVSDGVSLYGMTSQGGIGNCSTGCGTIFKIKPDGTGYSKLLDFTGANGSQPDGDLIYDGAFLYGMTQVGGTNNFGTIFKIKPDGTGYSKLLDFTGANGSTPWGSLISDGTFLYGMTQVGGANNWGTIFKIKPDGTGDTTLLNFSGLANGSDPLGSLIFDGTFLYGMTKSGGTNNSGTIFKIKPDGTGYSKLLDFTGAANGDTPFGSLISDGTFLYGVTYIGGTNNFGTIFKIKPDGTGYSKLLDFTNDTVHGINPTGSLISDGTFLYGTTIQGGTNNNGTIFKLGIETGVTENNVEIDFTIFPNPFSSQTTLRIDNSFHNATLTVYNSFGQTVKQIKNISGQTVVLSRDNLASGLYFVRLTEENKTTHLDSGSRADSCAWTVSNL